TCTACCCTGATATTCAAGAGAAGGTTTACAGAGAAATTAATCAGGTAAGGTATTGTCTTCTTAAGCAATTGCATGAACTATGAAGTTTGTGTGTAAGTCTTCTTATTAGTGTAATTTTCACacattaatgtaatgtaatgtaatgtaatgtaatgtaatgtaatgtaatgtaatgtaatgtaattttatgtaatgtgatgtaataaatattataaacacAACTGGCGGTAATACTATGTTCCATCATCTTGATGTTTACAGGTAGTTGGAGAAAGTCGTCGTCCTAAATCGAATGATGCAGTCAATCTTCCATTCACTGAAGCAGTATTGTTGGAAATTCAACGAGTTGCTTCTGTGGCACCCCTTGGTATATCACATGCAGCTTTGAAGGATGCCACAATTCAGAATTACACTATACCGAAGGGAACTATTATTGTGACTAACTTGTGGTGAGTACCCAACTAATGAACTTCTTAAACAATCTATCAGGTAGTTACCTCTTGTAgaattatattgttatttctCATAACGATTGTGCTATGGGTACATACGTCACGTTATTGTCTTGGCGTATTGGCTgcttcatgaaaaaaaaacacttcttgTGGAAAACAAATACAGAGCCAGGAATTCACAGTCAGATTACATGACCCTGTGACATGATATAtggcatccatccatccatccatccatccatacatgcatacatgcatgcatgcatacatacatacatacatacatacatacatacatacatacatacatacatacatacatacatacatacagataaatGATGCGCAGACGGATAGACAGGTAGGCAGACACCCAGCAAACCCccccagacagacagacagacagacagacagacagacagacagacagacagacagacagacagacagacagatgaatcTATATAATTACTTTCCCTTGCGTAGCATAATACAGGTGATATAGATGATTGTGAGATATTTTTACAGTATCATATAAATGTCTGTCACACTTACACgtaaaacatatataataaagtAGATTACTCCTAAAAACTGCCCTCACAGTTTAGTGTTTTTACTTTTGTAAGCTATCCGTGACCACAACAAACATTTATCTGCACATATTGACACTCAGGTCGCTAATTAATTCATTACCTCAACTGACGATACTGTAAGTCATATCATTGGATTTATTCACAGGTCAGTACATCATGACCCTGTGGCTTGGCCAGAACCTGACAAGTTTGATCCTTACAGATTTTATGATGACGAAAATAATTCTGTGAAGAAACATGAAAGCTTTCTCCCTTTTGGTGCTGGTAGGTTACATTGATCTCAGATTCGTACTGATTCATATGTCGCCAGTAGTTTGATAAGGAATTTTATATATAGCCACacaatggtacatgtactgtagacATTGTGACCTTATCTTGTTTATTGGAACCTGAAGCTTCAAAGTGACTTAGTAATTTCTATCTTCTCAAAGAATATTCTCTTAACATGAATTTGTTCTAAtatctacttgaaaaataatcgtaaactattaaaaaactaaaagaaaatttgatataattaaGATGTTTTCATACAATCATCAGTGATTGGTTTAGATTGTATCACGTGTTATAGACcattgacccatagtgacctcaaatTGCATAGATAGAGCAATATAGTTTATCCATATTCCCTAGGGCACTGTTACAGTTAAACTATAGTTCTACAGGTGATTCACTTTGCTGTATAAGGAATGCGTGCCTGGAATTTAATGTGttataataaaacatttattgctTGACTTTATTCAGGCACTAGTAAATGTCATATTACCCCCTGATATAATTATGGAGCAAATATTTATATCACCTTTCATCCGCGGGATACAGTTGCTGCATAACAGTCCTTGGGGTAATAggtgtctactagtgccctcatagccaggcaataaatgTTTAATAGACAGTTACTTCAATATGCTAATTCAACTAAATATTCCATAGAAAGACATGGCAATACCTAACTACTTATTGAATGAATGTGTTTTTATACAATTAATCTTTTGGGAAATTATTTACCCgaatcaaatttaattttaataatttgctTCATTTAGCCATGTTTATTTCCCATCTCGCTCACAGGTCGTAGGATGTGTATGGGTGAAAAACTGGCAAAACAAGAACTTTTCCTCTATTTCACATCCATGATACACCAATTCAAATTTGCATTACCAACTGGTGTAAAAAGACCAGATACCGAGGGCACTTTAGGAATCACTCTTGTGCCCAAACCGTATGACCTTGTCATTAATCTCAGAAGCTATTGAGACATGTGTCCTTTTAAGAGATACAACAGAAGAAACCGAGCTTCCAGCTAACTAGGATAGACATAAACCAGAACTATTGGTGTCACATGTTGACATAATTGAGATATTGAATGGACGTTCAACTGGCTTACTATAATATTACTTTTCTACTTTTACTCTTTTCTACTTTTACCTAAAGATATACGTGTCCTGCTATTTTTGGCATAGAGCTGTAAACATCacaaatttataaatgtataaatgataaaCCAATAACACGAAGGTAATACTTACTATTAAAATCAtctttgacattttcatttgagGATGCAGTTAGAAATGTTACAATAACGGTAGTAGCAATGATCCTCTCCTGGCAACCGTACCACAAAAAATACATCCTCTAGATTGGTATtggttttaaagtggccatatagattaGGAtcgggtattcattttggatttttttaatttataagacTATTTTCTCATGGTTTACTTCTtcataaattaatgtgaaacaaaaaagacccagtctgtgtttgtaacttgcAAAAAGTTACTCTGCGcacaatgacaaacatttctacacatttattaatgttttgcaatgtCTTCAGTTACACGATCACATTTTACCCCTTTTTAATACTTTTTGCAATGTCTTGAGTTACACGATCACAGACATGGgctgtgttgtttcacattgacttttcaagtacGATACcataacaaaattgttttataaatttaaaatccataATGGATATTCAATCCTTATTTATATGgctacttttaaaaaaaaaaatctatgtaTATAATTCATAGTCTAATATAATTATTACTAGTCTAACCAAAGAAGTAACTTAAGTATTAGGAAAATATTGTCATCATAGAATACGTGAAAAATAATCGCGACGATAAGATTcacgttgtgttgtgttgtgttaaaatcaaaattgccaAACTGGAAAAGGAAGAAGgtaattgtaaattgtactgactttttgacaaaatatgttttggtttgtatttgtttgtattcatAATAACCAGCTTTGTTTGGAAGGTCAagttcaattttctgtttgccCTTTCAGTATTACAGGATATACGTTGGGTTGGAATTTATCACCAGAGTTGTAACGtgtaacatttgcatattttgaataTCTTTTGGTAACTATGGTTTCGTTTTATATTACTGTCTAATAgtcataataataatgataataataatacgattaaaaatatgtatgtatttcaccCAGTACGTTTGAATGCAATGCTTACTACTAAGACACATCGAGACAGTTAATGCTCTTTTTATGTTGTTtgataaatttggtgataagtgtgcttgtgtgcgtgtgtgtgtctgtgtgtgtgtgtgtgtgtgtgtgtgtgtgcgcgactgtgtatgtatgtctacgaATGCATATCgcacaaacatatatacacacacatacatacatacatacatacatacatacatacatgcatacatacatacatacatatatacatacatacatacatacgtacgtacatacatacatacatacacacacacatacatacatacatacatacatacatacatacatacatacatacatacatacatacatacatatatacatacatacgtacgtacatacatacatacatacatacatacatacatacgtacgtacgtacgtacatacatacgtacgtacgtacgtacgtacatgtatgcatgcatacatacatacatacatacatacatacatacatacatacatacatacatacagacagacagacagacagacagacagacagacagacagacagacagacagacagacagacatacagacatacagacagacagacagacagacagacagacagacagacagacagacagacagacagacatacacacacacatacatagacagacagacagacagacagacagacagacagacagacagacagacagacagacagacagacagacagacagacagacagacagacatacatactgATTAAAACCGCTTGGTATACTATTCCCAGGGGAATTTATCACGAGAGATAGTTTCAGGTTCTTTTGAGAGAGGGCTGTGTCTGCTTTGCATCACACTTcagtgtattttcaatttcttgtACAGGCAACGTGTGACAATTAAATAATTTGCTTTTCGTATACGCAGAGGGCATTCAGTATACGTTTATATCTAAGTTTACAGCTTAGTTCTAACTCTGAAATAAAGTAATATCAATTAGTAACTAGTTTATATGTATCTTCGCCAACAGTCTGTGTTTATGATTAGTACATGGCACAGAGAGTTAGTGGGGCCTGCCTTTATTGGCATTTATGTAGCTTTACAGGAACGCATTTTCTTGGAGCATTCTTTAAATTCGTTCATGTACAATGCCTTTACCGCACAAATTGTGTCACAATTTATAAGTTTGTAGCACAAACATTGTGACATTAGGCAGGCTGTGTTGCCCTGGTTTGATTCTAGTCATAAAACACGGACTGCGAGTCTCAgaccatatatgtacatacatgaagCGTAAACGTTGATTAATAACTAGCACCACAATAGCACAATTCACCTCATAACCCGGACAGCTGAACTATGACActgttcaaaaaaaaatatttaaaaccaACGATAACAGAGTGGTACGTATCCAGGCAAAGGTTTCATCAAACATACTGCGGCTGGGAGAGCGAGACCATTAAGAATTCTTACGTTTACACAACAAACGAATTTAAGGTACGTATTCATCATTGCGTCTATTCTTAGAGTTTCATTCAGATTGTGTTGACACAAATGAGCATGGTAAGACATAGACGTTATGTCATATACAGTCAACTGGACATGCAAAGGTGGGTTTTTATAGCACAAAACTTTGACTCTGTTATTATTCTAGAAATATTGTGGGACTATGAATCATACACATGTCAACACCGTTGTAATAATCTCTGTATATTTATACACTCTGGGTTTGGGTTGGTTACCAAAAAATACCCCGTCTCCAGTGAGATTCAAACACATGACCTCCCGATCAACCTGAACGCTAACCACTACACAACGGGAAGTCGGCACGGAGAATTGATCAAAGTCGTGGCGTGATTGGTAGTCCTATGATAAGGGGTCCCTGGATATGGAAGTCATGTGTTATATAAACGACAACCTAATAAGGTACACGGGGAAGAACCGCTGGCCGACCGCTGCCGATTGCAGGCCCTTATATCTGTAACAATTACTAACATACATTGTTGACTTCACATGCCACtcatatggaaatttgccgtttaattttcatgaaacttcGAATACAGACTTAACAATACCTAGTGAATCGttgtatgaaaaaataattgcttggtGGAAGcaattttctttacaaaaacgtCAAATTTGGTCAAGATTTTGGGAAAAAATCGGCGAGCGTTTCCTGTAAATGTACTTGGCATACACCcaactagtcttgctgctagacgtttgggctttctttcgatgctaaaactataagcgaacgaagttcgcatgtgagggcctgcccgaacagtctagcgaatgtcattttcagaccggacattccattgagattacgataagcggtgggttgggccatatatgcatatatatacttaattatattcaatctctgcatgcaggtgttgacaaacacatttatgtcattactatgtcttatcagtttatggtaattgtgtttgatgagtgtgtagacgttgtcattcacacattttagttaacgcattggtggttatttttacaagcccctccttaagatgaatatgcatgaaaatttagctattgtcctctgtttgtgcttgtcgctaatacggttctctgattggcagttatttatatcctaatgacattcgctagacctcggatgttccatcctcgatagcgttgttcggctgtgtgtcgtattttatcggaagaacatccgagggctagctgatagactaacaCCCAACATACTCTATCGATGTTTGATAGAAAATAGGTGAATTTCCAATTAATTCTATGTAAAAACTGTGAAAATGGTCCATTTTTTGAGTCCAAACgttgtcattttcaagtccCAGGCGAAATCACGTAAATCTGTAACGAGTGATCTGATTGAAAAGCCAGTACCAAACATCGATAGGTCAGAGTCTGAAGAATTACCATAGAACTACATTATCATCCGGGTACTTCTCGCTAACATGCAAAGTTGGGTCAaaggcaatctgattaaaatccgatgtagatgtcggctaatcgtgcattgctatcttaccatcgttatttagcttgaattgaccttcgtagtacatgtttacgtttttagcctgatcgcctcctctacatcggattta
This is a stretch of genomic DNA from Glandiceps talaboti chromosome 9, keGlaTala1.1, whole genome shotgun sequence. It encodes these proteins:
- the LOC144439926 gene encoding cytochrome P450 2U1-like → MMIWIELSLKIADANFFPLLRLFKGKVIKEHNYHFKKVQSFCKTEIAEHKATLEPSNIRDFIDAYLVEAQTQDNERFSESELKQALSELFIAGTETTATTLRWALLFMILYPDIQEKVYREINQVVGESRRPKSNDAVNLPFTEAVLLEIQRVASVAPLGISHAALKDATIQNYTIPKGTIIVTNLWSVHHDPVAWPEPDKFDPYRFYDDENNSVKKHESFLPFGAGRRMCMGEKLAKQELFLYFTSMIHQFKFALPTGVKRPDTEGTLGITLVPKPYDLVINLRSY